A genomic region of Solanum dulcamara chromosome 2, daSolDulc1.2, whole genome shotgun sequence contains the following coding sequences:
- the LOC129880790 gene encoding mitochondrial uncoupling protein 5-like, protein MGVKGFVEGGIASIIAGCSTHPLDLIKVRMQLHGEASGSSTTGQTLRPVHAFHPPNHANTAHAPVAPRVGPISVGVRILQQEGAAALFSGISATMLRQTLYSTTRMGLYDMLKKKWTDPNTKNMPLGKKIVSGLIAGGIGAAVGNPADVAMVRMQADGRLPAAQRRNYKSVVDAITQMSKNEGITSLWRGSSLTVNRAMLVTASQLASYDEFKELILGKGLMKDGLGTHVTASFAAGFVASVVTNPVDVIKTRIMNMKVESGAAPPYNGALDCAMKTIKAEGPMALYKGFIPTISRQGPFTIVLFVTLEQVRKLLKDF, encoded by the coding sequence ATGGGGGTTAAAGGCTTTGTTGAAGGAGGCATTGCTTCTATTATTGCTGGATGTAGTACACATCCACTTGATCTCATCAAGGTACGTATGCAGCTTCACGGCGAAGCGTCTGGTTCAAGTACAACTGGTCAGACGCTTCGCCCTGTTCATGCTTTTCATCCTCCCAATCACGCAAATACTGCCCATGCGCCAGTTGCTCCTCGTGTGGGCCCCATTTCCGTCGGTGTACGGATCCTGCAGCAAGAGGGTGCTGCCGCCCTTTTTTCCGGCATATCCGCCACCATGCTCCGTCAGACCCTTTATTCGACGACCCGGATGGGGTTATACGACATGTTGAAGAAAAAATGGACCGATCCGAATACGAAGAATATGCCACTGGGGAAAAAAATTGTCTCCGGACTTATCGCCGGCGGAATTGGGGCGGCCGTCGGTAACCCTGCTGACGTGGCAATGGTACGGATGCAGGCCGATGGTCGGTTACCAGCTGCGCAACGGCGGAATTACAAGAGTGTGGTGGATGCTATAACGCAAATGAGCAAGAACGAGGGCATTACTAGCCTGTGGCGCGGTTCTTCCCTTACGGTGAACCGAGCCATGCTGGTGACGGCCTCGCAGCTTGCATCTTATGACGAGTTCAAGGAATTGATTTTAGGGAAGGGTTTGATGAAAGACGGGCTCGGGACCCATGTGACGGCTAGCTTTGCCGCTGGTTTCGTAGCGTCGGTGGTGACGAATCCGGTGGACGTGATCAAGACTCGGATTATGAACATGAAGGTGGAGTCTGGAGCGGCTCCACCTTACAACGGGGCACTTGATTGTGCAATGAAAACAATCAAAGCTGAGGGGCCAATGGCCTTGTATAAGGGATTTATTCCTACAATTTCAAGGCAAGGACCCTTTACTATTGTGCTCTTTGTTACATTGGAACAGGTCCGAAAATTGCTTAAGgacttttaa
- the LOC129873219 gene encoding uncharacterized protein LOC129873219 yields the protein MASNSKSQKSVKNYFTKVPKSTLDSHDQPNLEENVNHSEVPLLSSQEFDLNSLKHDPGERTQILDFHPNHRDVIRREYLRRGPCQPRLKEYPKTKISRDMRRFNPRGLARKNCEDLVRQEQSIQSALVRQDSQFKHEYWLRLNASVDVVRLLLNQELTFRGHDESKSSLNRGNFLEILSWYFERCDNIKDCVLKHAPQNDLMTSPMIQKEIVTACKIETIKAIIEELNGDYFALLVDESFDVSRKKQIAVVLRYVDRMEFVME from the exons ATGGCTTCCAATTCCAag TCTCAAAAGTCAGTGAAGAATTATTTTACCAAAGTTCCTAAATCAACTTTGGACTCTCATGATCAACCTAATCTAGAAGAAAATGTCAACCACTCAGAAGTACCATTGCTTTCTTCTCAGGAATTTGATTTGAATTCTTTAAAGCATGACCCGGGTGAAAGAACTCAAATCTTGGACTTTCATCCAAATCATCGTGATGTCATTCGAAGAGAATATCTTAGGAGAGGTCCTTGTCAACCTCGGCTTAAAGAGTATCCTAAAACAAAAATTTCTAGAGACATGCGTCGTTTTAATCCTCGTGGTTTA GCAAGAAAGAATTGTGAAGATCTAGTGCGACAAGAACAATCTATTCAATCTGCACTTGTGAGGCAAGATTCTCAATTTAAGCATGAGTATTGGCTCCGCTTAAATGCTTCAGTTGATGTTGTAAGGCTTCTTTTGAATCAAGAATTGACATTTCGGGGTCATGATGAATCTAAATCATCACTTAACAGAggtaattttcttgaaattctttcaTGGTATTTTGAAAGGTGTGATAACATTAAAGATTGTGTATTGAAACATGCTCCACAAAATGATCTGATGACTTCTCCAATGATTCAAAAAGAAATTGTGACTGCATGCAAAATTGAAACAATTAAGGCTATCATAGAAGAATTAAATGGTGATTACTTTGCCTTGTTGGTTGATGAATCTTTTGATGTATCGCGCAAGAAGCAAATAGCCGTTGTTTTACGATATGTTGATAGAATGGAATTTGTGATGGAGTGA
- the LOC129873210 gene encoding uncharacterized protein LOC129873210: MDEYRESQKKRVQEALDMGELETGRGLHQEFGLTRACDTRWGSHYKSFSNFIIMFGSIVDVLNDIVVDSHCPDESAKAMGFLRACQTFDVAFILHLMRDILAITDELNKCLQKKEQDIVNAMLLVQVAKKRLQKFREDEWELSYRFDEVTTDLLHGIACLNPIDSFSSFDLRKIMRMAEHYPDDFDEFSMGVLENQLASYIIDVRDLDERFSDLKGLCDLSKRLVQTKKHSNYPHVFLLVKLALLLPVATASVERTFSAMKFIKNDLRSRMNESYFSGCLVPYVEKDVFNRISNDVIIKIFQGMKPRRVQL; the protein is encoded by the exons ATGGATGAATATCGAGAATCTCAAAAGAAAAGAGTTCAAGAGGCATTAGATATGGGTGAACTTGAAACTGGTAGAGGCTTGCATCAAGAATTTGGTCTTACTAGAGCTTGTGATACTCGTTGGGGATCCCACTACAAATCTTTTAGTaactttattattatgtttggtTCAATTGTTGATGTACttaatgatattgttgttgattcacATTGTCCAGATGAAAGTGCCAAGGCAATGGGATTTCTCAGAGCATGTCAAAcatttgatgttgcattcataTTGCATTTGATGAGAGATATTTTAGCAATCACAGATGAGCTTAACAAATGCTTACAGAAAAAAGAGCAAGATATTGTAAATGCCATGCTACTTGTTCAAGTAGCAAAGAAAAGGTTGCAAAAGTTCAGAGAGGATGAATGGG AGCTTTCTTATCGTTTTGATGAAGTAACGACTGATTTGCTTCATGGAATTGCTTGTTTAAATCCAATTGACTCATTTTCTAGTTTTGATCTCaggaaaataatgagaatggcTGAACATTATCCTGATGACTTTGATGAATTTAGTATGGGGGTTCTTGAGAATCAACTTGCAAGTTACATTATTGATGTTCGTGATCTTGATGAAAGGTTCTCCGATCTAAAAGGACTTTGTGATCTTTCAAAAAGATTAGTTCAGACAAAGAAGCATTCAAACTACCCTCATGTATTCCTCTTAGTGAAACTTGCCTTGCTCTTGCCAGTTGCCACTGCATCCGTTGAAAGAACTTTTTCGGCAATGAAGTTTATCAAGAATGACTTGCGGAGTCGAATGAATGAGAGTTATTTTAGTGGTTGCTTGGTGCCTTATGTAGAAAAAGATGTGTTTAATAGGATCTCTAATGatgttattataaaaatatttcaaggaATGAAACCTCGTCGTGTACAGTTGTAG